CCACGGCCATGCTCCGGACACGGTTGTCAGAAGTCTCCACGAACAGGCCCTGATGGGCACGGCGTTCCCGGCGCCCGGAGAGGCCCAGGCATCGCTGGCCGAAGCAATCCGCGACCGGGTCGCCTCGATCGAGCTGATGCGTTTCACGAACTCCGGTAGCGAGGCGATCATGATGGCGGTCAGAGCCGCTCGCTCGTTTACCGGGCGAGCGGCGATCATCAAGATAGACGGCGGCTATCACGGGTCCTGGGAGCAGGTTCCGATGGACGTAGGCAGTGAAGCCTCACTTAGGGGGATTCCAGATTCCTCCCTGGATCTCCTTCATACGGTGCCGATGAATGACGTCCAAGCGCTCGAAAACATGTTCGCGCTGAGGGGCAGTGAGATTGCCGCGTTCTTGATCGAGCCCGTGATGGGGGAGGGCGTGCTGGTTGCCTCCGACGATTACCTCGCGGCGGCGAAAGAGCTGACCGAGGAGTATGGAGCGCTGCTTGTGTTCGACGAGGTGATCTCATTTCGCCTGGGGTTCGGCGGAAGGCAGGGGCAGGTGGGTGTGAAGCCGGACCTGACCACCCTGGGAAAGTTGATTGGAGGAGGCCTCCCCGTGGGAGCTTTCGGTGGGCGCCGCGACGTGATGGAGAGTTTCGATCCCACCCGTCCCGGCAACCTCGAGCACGCCGGAACCTACAACGGCAACGCGATGACGATGGCCGCAGGTCTGGCGACACTTGACCTGCTGTCGGCTGACGAGATCGGGAGGATCAACTCCCTGGGCGAGCACTTCACCGCCGAACTCGATCGCTTGCTCGTCCAGTCGGCTTTGGATGGCAGGGCCACCGGTTGTGGTTCATTGACCCACGTCCACTTTGAGCTGAACTCAGAGGGAATGCCGGCCAAATTCGCCGACATGCGCCTGTCGAGCCCGCTGCTGAAGCAGTTTCACCGAGCCAGTCTGGACCAGGGGCTGTTCTTCGCCACGAGGGGCTTGATGTGCATGTCGACCGCGATGGACGAGGAAGTCGTCGACGAGATGCTGGGCGCCTTCACACTCGCAATCGAAAAGGTTGAAGGCAAGGTACGCGTGGGGTGAGCCGAGGGAATCTCAGCGGGCGAGTTCGAGGATCCGACCGACCATCTCGTTGAACTCGACGCCGGCCGCTTCCGCTGCCTGTGGCAGAAGCGATGTCTCGGTCATTCCGGGGATCGCGTTCACCTCGAGCACCTGGGGACCGTCCTCACCGAGGATCAGGTCGACCCGCGAGAAGCCCGAACATCCGAGCGCGTCGTAGGCGGCGAGGGCGACCCGGTTGATCTCTTGCGCTGAGGCCTCTTCGAGTTCCGCGGGGCAGATAAAATGCGCGCCGCCGATCTCGTAGCGGGCCTCGAAGTCGTACGTGTTGCTGTCGGTCGGGATCACCTCGACGATCGGCAGGACCTCGTCACCGAGCACCGACACCGCGACCTCACGGCCGCTGACCCAAGTCTCGAGCAGGGCCCGGCTGTCGTAGCTGAGCGCGGTGATCAGCGCGTCGGGAATGTCTTCCGGACTGGTCACGACCGTGATCCCGAGCGAAGATCCCTGTGAAGCGGGCTTGGCGACCAGGGGAATGCCAATGGTGTCGATCGCCCGCTGAAAGCTTGCCGCAGCGCCGAAATCACGGATCGCCGACTCGGAGAACGTGACCCAGTCCGGGGTCGGCAGACCGTGCTCGCGCAGGATGTACTTGGCCAGGCTCTTGTCCATGCAGCGCTGGCAGGCGGCGACGCCAGGACCGGTGTGGGGGATGCCCAGCAGCTCGAGCAGTGCCTGGATCGTGCCGTCCTCTCCCTCGGTACCGTGGAGCGCGATGAAGGCGACGTCGGGCCGGTTCGCTTCCAGCCGGCCGACCAGGTCCGGCCCGAGGTCGAGGTCTTCGACCACGTGCCCGAGATCGATCAGCGCCTCGGTCACCCGGGCGCCCGATCGCAGCGAGACGCCGCGCTCGAGCGAACGGCCACCCCGGAGCAGCGCGACTTTCACGCTGACGCCTCCATCATTTGACCCTCGGCGGCAGCTTCACTTCATTCTCCCCCGGTCGGCGGCAGCCGCATCTCACTGCCGCCTCCATAGGTTGATCCCGAGGGCGGCAGCTTCATTTCATCCGTGTTGGTCATCGTCTCGTATAGACCGAGCTGCTCGCGGGCGACCGCTCCGATCCGGCGGATGCCTTCGATGATCCGGTCTTCCTTGACCCCGGAGAAGTTCAATCGCATCGAGCTGGCACCGCGACCGTCGACGTAGGCCGCGGTTCCCGGTACGAAGGCGACGTTCTGGCTGAGCGCCTTCGCCAGCAGGTCTTCGGTGTTCAGCACGTCCGGCATCGTCGCCCAGATGAAGAGGCCGCCCTGGGGTTTGGTCCAGGTCGCGCCGTGGGGGAAGTACTCGGACATGGCGCC
This genomic window from Thermoleophilia bacterium contains:
- a CDS encoding aminotransferase class III-fold pyridoxal phosphate-dependent enzyme codes for the protein MRDVDGNEFIDLLSNFTALVHGHAPDTVVRSLHEQALMGTAFPAPGEAQASLAEAIRDRVASIELMRFTNSGSEAIMMAVRAARSFTGRAAIIKIDGGYHGSWEQVPMDVGSEASLRGIPDSSLDLLHTVPMNDVQALENMFALRGSEIAAFLIEPVMGEGVLVASDDYLAAAKELTEEYGALLVFDEVISFRLGFGGRQGQVGVKPDLTTLGKLIGGGLPVGAFGGRRDVMESFDPTRPGNLEHAGTYNGNAMTMAAGLATLDLLSADEIGRINSLGEHFTAELDRLLVQSALDGRATGCGSLTHVHFELNSEGMPAKFADMRLSSPLLKQFHRASLDQGLFFATRGLMCMSTAMDEEVVDEMLGAFTLAIEKVEGKVRVG
- a CDS encoding D-alanine--D-alanine ligase, with amino-acid sequence MKVALLRGGRSLERGVSLRSGARVTEALIDLGHVVEDLDLGPDLVGRLEANRPDVAFIALHGTEGEDGTIQALLELLGIPHTGPGVAACQRCMDKSLAKYILREHGLPTPDWVTFSESAIRDFGAAASFQRAIDTIGIPLVAKPASQGSSLGITVVTSPEDIPDALITALSYDSRALLETWVSGREVAVSVLGDEVLPIVEVIPTDSNTYDFEARYEIGGAHFICPAELEEASAQEINRVALAAYDALGCSGFSRVDLILGEDGPQVLEVNAIPGMTETSLLPQAAEAAGVEFNEMVGRILELAR